The following are encoded together in the Planococcus antarcticus DSM 14505 genome:
- a CDS encoding YjzD family protein: protein MQYIGTFLWSFLLISLVNYVVSAVQNVPFDFMIGVYISVGVSILIFVMSAIIPEGPAPEKH from the coding sequence ATGCAATATATTGGAACATTTTTATGGTCATTTTTATTGATTTCATTGGTTAACTACGTGGTAAGTGCAGTACAGAACGTACCTTTCGATTTCATGATCGGCGTTTACATTTCAGTCGGAGTTTCAATTCTGATTTTTGTTATGTCGGCCATTATTCCAGAAGGACCTGCTCCTGAAAAGCATTAA